In one Pseudodesulfovibrio tunisiensis genomic region, the following are encoded:
- a CDS encoding HDOD domain-containing protein, with amino-acid sequence MTNLDDLNAGMVLATDLKSGDGRLLFTAGTRLEERHIGLLRRMSVSAVDVRPDLGELSEHARRAIEDYVRDFFLYVNPDHDAVMEMFAISLDLTAEAVAGGWELPDVSTRRAASVEHLEDLFLRGMGSPENIVQHESALSSFPDIYFRIREVLADPRASADRVAKVVGTDVGLSAKLLKLVNSPFYGFPQAVDSLPRAVALVGGRELSTLALGISAINYFKDIPPELVDMHSFWRHSIICGIFAKIISATQTGLSPERFFIAGLLHDVGRLILFKKLPYASTEAMLFARENSIPLVEAERSVMDFCHTDVSAPLLREWKFPEGLSDMINFHHNPMEYPNPLEPAVIHVADNLANAVEIPQGGMYVMPGLDDGAWEMLGLEPVPFLRDAVEQYREQIDQIMHAFF; translated from the coding sequence ATGACCAATCTGGACGACCTGAATGCGGGAATGGTGCTCGCAACCGACCTGAAGAGCGGGGACGGGAGGCTGCTGTTCACCGCCGGAACCCGGCTTGAGGAGCGTCATATCGGCCTGCTGCGGCGCATGAGCGTGTCCGCTGTCGACGTCAGGCCCGATCTCGGGGAACTGTCGGAGCATGCCCGTCGCGCCATCGAGGACTATGTCCGCGACTTCTTTCTGTATGTGAACCCGGATCACGATGCGGTCATGGAAATGTTCGCCATTTCGCTGGACCTGACCGCCGAAGCCGTGGCCGGGGGCTGGGAACTGCCGGACGTGTCCACCCGCCGCGCCGCCAGCGTGGAGCATCTGGAAGACCTGTTCCTGCGCGGCATGGGCTCGCCGGAAAACATCGTGCAGCACGAATCCGCGCTCTCCAGCTTTCCGGACATCTATTTCCGCATCCGCGAGGTGCTGGCCGACCCCAGGGCCTCGGCCGACCGCGTGGCCAAGGTGGTGGGAACGGACGTGGGCCTGTCCGCCAAGCTGCTCAAGCTGGTCAACAGTCCGTTCTACGGCTTTCCGCAGGCCGTGGATTCCCTGCCACGGGCCGTGGCCCTCGTGGGCGGCAGGGAACTGTCCACCCTGGCTCTGGGCATTTCCGCCATCAACTATTTCAAGGACATCCCGCCGGAACTCGTGGACATGCATTCCTTCTGGCGGCATTCCATCATCTGCGGCATCTTTGCCAAGATCATCTCCGCCACCCAGACCGGACTCAGCCCGGAGCGGTTCTTCATCGCCGGACTGCTGCACGACGTGGGGCGGCTCATCCTGTTCAAGAAACTGCCCTATGCCTCGACCGAAGCCATGCTGTTCGCGCGAGAGAATTCCATTCCTCTGGTCGAGGCCGAGCGGTCGGTCATGGATTTCTGCCACACCGACGTGAGCGCGCCCCTGCTGCGGGAATGGAAATTCCCGGAGGGGTTGTCCGACATGATCAACTTCCACCACAATCCCATGGAATATCCCAATCCTCTGGAACCCGCAGTCATCCATGTGGCCGACAATCTGGCCAATGCCGTGGAAATTCCTCAGGGCGGCATGTATGTCATGCCCGGGCTGGACGACGGGGCATGGGAAATGCTCGGTCTGGAACCGGTTCCCTTCCTGCGCGACGCCGTGGAGCAGTATCGCGAACAGATCGATCAGATCATGCACGCCTTTTTCTAG